From the Bdellovibrio reynosensis genome, one window contains:
- a CDS encoding nitric-oxide reductase large subunit, producing the protein MSHKKLWTIFAIVVIASFAVLGYYGREIYREAPPIPQQVITTDGTVLFTGQHIKDGMNVWQSTGGQELGSIWGHGAYVAPDWSADWLHREAVFIANRLAETDFSKKYDQLDEAQKASVRSKLQNEMRKNSYDSATGTLTVSPLRAEAIADNSKHYRDLFMDGEAMAQLRDDYAIPKNAIKDPERMAWMNSFFFWTSWACVTHRPGSDITYTNNWPPDKLVGNEPTGSLILWTGFSVIILLAGIALLAFYYAVNHGDEIDENLPKLDPLLGLKPTPSMAATLKYFWVVCALMVVQVILGAVTAHYGVEGSAFYGFPLADFLPYSVTRTWHVQIGIFWIATSWLATGLFIAPAVSGYEPKFQAAGVHFLFICLLIIVVGSLAGQWMGVMQKLGLEENFWFGHQGYEYVDLGRFWQAFLLIGLFLWLFLMSRAIWPAFKQQKENRHLLTMFMIASAAIALFYVAGFMWGRHTNLAIAEYWRWWVVHLWVEGFFEVFATVVIAFLFTRMGLINTKVATLSVLFSTIVFLAGGILGTFHHLYFTGTPTAVLAIGASFSALEVVPLVLLGFEGYSHFKVSRAAQWLQAYKWPIYFFISVAFWNLVGAGIFGFLINPPIALYYMQGLNTTPVHGHTALFGVYGMLGIGLMLFVLKGLASRNVWKDGVIKFAFWSINIGLALMVLISVLPIGFLQTLASVEHGFWYARSAEFMQQPGMDTLRWLRVIGDTIFTIGILALGWFVIGLKAGFSVKSTVDLSEDTMSKR; encoded by the coding sequence ATGAGCCACAAAAAACTTTGGACGATATTCGCAATTGTCGTCATAGCCTCATTTGCAGTGTTAGGTTATTACGGGCGGGAGATTTATCGGGAGGCTCCGCCAATTCCTCAACAAGTAATCACTACTGACGGGACGGTTTTATTTACCGGTCAACATATCAAAGACGGTATGAACGTGTGGCAGTCAACAGGGGGGCAAGAGTTAGGTTCTATTTGGGGCCACGGCGCCTATGTCGCACCAGACTGGAGCGCTGATTGGCTTCACAGAGAAGCTGTGTTCATCGCCAATCGTTTGGCAGAAACTGATTTCAGTAAAAAATATGACCAGCTTGATGAAGCACAAAAAGCCTCAGTTAGATCAAAACTGCAAAATGAAATGCGTAAAAACAGTTATGATTCTGCAACTGGCACTTTAACTGTGAGTCCATTAAGAGCGGAAGCCATCGCAGATAATAGCAAACACTATCGTGATTTATTTATGGACGGCGAAGCCATGGCCCAATTGCGGGACGACTATGCCATTCCTAAAAATGCGATCAAAGATCCTGAGCGTATGGCCTGGATGAATTCCTTTTTCTTTTGGACTTCTTGGGCTTGCGTAACCCACAGACCTGGCAGCGATATCACTTACACGAATAACTGGCCACCAGATAAACTTGTTGGTAACGAACCCACTGGTTCTCTTATTTTGTGGACTGGTTTTAGCGTCATTATTTTGTTAGCGGGTATTGCGCTACTAGCGTTTTATTATGCCGTTAATCACGGTGATGAAATCGATGAAAATCTTCCTAAGCTCGATCCCCTTTTAGGTTTAAAACCAACTCCTTCCATGGCGGCGACCTTAAAGTATTTCTGGGTGGTGTGCGCATTGATGGTGGTGCAAGTTATTCTTGGTGCGGTCACAGCCCATTATGGCGTTGAAGGCAGTGCCTTTTATGGATTTCCGTTAGCTGATTTTCTTCCTTATTCAGTGACAAGAACTTGGCACGTGCAAATTGGTATTTTCTGGATTGCGACTTCATGGTTAGCAACGGGTCTGTTTATTGCTCCTGCGGTTTCTGGATATGAACCCAAATTTCAAGCCGCCGGTGTGCACTTTTTATTTATTTGCTTACTTATCATCGTGGTCGGTTCATTAGCTGGTCAGTGGATGGGAGTCATGCAGAAACTGGGGTTAGAAGAAAACTTCTGGTTTGGTCACCAAGGTTATGAGTACGTAGATCTTGGTCGCTTTTGGCAGGCGTTTTTATTGATTGGTTTATTCTTATGGTTGTTCCTAATGTCTAGAGCCATTTGGCCTGCATTTAAACAGCAAAAAGAAAATCGTCATCTATTAACCATGTTCATGATTGCTTCTGCCGCCATTGCCTTATTTTACGTCGCAGGCTTCATGTGGGGCCGCCATACAAATTTAGCCATCGCCGAATACTGGCGCTGGTGGGTCGTGCATTTGTGGGTCGAAGGATTCTTTGAAGTCTTTGCGACAGTGGTGATTGCTTTCCTATTCACGCGCATGGGACTGATTAATACGAAAGTTGCAACTTTAAGTGTGCTGTTTTCAACCATCGTCTTCTTAGCAGGTGGTATCTTAGGGACTTTCCATCATCTTTATTTCACTGGAACACCAACAGCGGTTTTAGCGATCGGTGCTAGCTTCAGTGCTCTAGAGGTCGTGCCATTAGTCCTATTAGGATTTGAAGGCTATAGCCACTTTAAAGTCAGTAGGGCAGCACAGTGGTTACAAGCTTATAAGTGGCCAATATACTTTTTTATTTCCGTCGCTTTCTGGAATTTAGTGGGCGCGGGGATTTTTGGGTTCTTAATCAATCCACCGATTGCGCTTTATTATATGCAAGGTCTTAATACAACTCCAGTGCATGGCCATACTGCTTTATTTGGTGTGTACGGGATGCTGGGGATTGGCTTAATGCTGTTTGTTCTAAAGGGGCTAGCATCTCGCAATGTCTGGAAAGATGGTGTAATTAAATTTGCCTTCTGGTCCATCAACATTGGTTTAGCTTTGATGGTTCTAATCAGTGTTCTGCCAATTGGCTTTTTACAAACCCTAGCCAGCGTAGAGCATGGCTTCTGGTATGCGCGATCTGCAGAGTTCATGCAGCAACCAGGCATGGATACTTTGCGCTGGTTGCGAGTCATTGGCGACACGATCTTTACCATCGGTATCTTAGCTTTAGGATGGTTTGTAATCGGTCTTAAGGCGGGCTTTTCTGTTAAGAGCACCGTAGATCTATCTGAAGATACAATGAGCAAAAGATAA
- a CDS encoding DUF2249 domain-containing protein: MKEVIIEAQSIPPQHRHAYIFEAFDNLEAGESVVIVNTHDPVPLLKQFEQNRANQFAHEYQAKGPDLWKLKLTKNKKEGCCGYCG; the protein is encoded by the coding sequence ATGAAAGAAGTAATTATCGAAGCTCAGTCAATCCCACCTCAACATCGTCATGCTTACATCTTTGAGGCTTTCGACAATTTGGAAGCAGGGGAAAGTGTGGTGATCGTTAATACCCATGATCCTGTTCCACTTTTAAAACAATTCGAACAAAACAGAGCAAATCAATTTGCCCATGAGTATCAAGCAAAAGGTCCTGACCTTTGGAAATTGAAACTCACGAAAAATAAGAAAGAAGGTTGTTGCGGATATTGTGGCTAA
- a CDS encoding NnrS family protein, with the protein MKNAVDAYRLFFPAGWLMAFWGVFLWILFPWKLVSYPGLNHPEIMMGGFFLCFVSGFLMTAVPRFTATFGPSENDQKFSLALIALLFVSLLLPGKKPFYFAIILNFIFLIYFCAKRFLVRKNDPPEPFIFVGVGLFTGIVGALILFAAEFTELNFQIYSLGKIFFLQTYILCLVLGVGSRLVPALLGWAPLPTEQKQSSAKNRKMFLYLALLFLLTYVCETLVNAPLALALRAVLITFITMKFWKLYKPPQRKAVQTWGLWLSAWSVVVGAWGLVVVPQMRIHWLHIIYISGLGLMTFMIAVRVVLSHGGHDMAIEKKSKILAVGAFLLFLAGLTRFSAGIGPHIYQSHLLYAAVTWIFGLLLWGGIFIPKMFFITEKKN; encoded by the coding sequence ATGAAAAACGCCGTTGATGCCTATAGATTGTTTTTTCCTGCCGGCTGGCTCATGGCTTTCTGGGGAGTTTTCCTGTGGATACTTTTTCCCTGGAAGTTAGTTAGTTACCCAGGTCTTAATCACCCCGAAATCATGATGGGTGGATTCTTTCTTTGTTTTGTCAGTGGTTTTTTAATGACTGCTGTGCCAAGATTCACAGCAACTTTCGGTCCTTCTGAAAACGATCAAAAATTTTCCTTGGCGCTGATTGCGCTTTTATTTGTTTCCCTGCTTTTACCAGGGAAGAAGCCATTCTATTTCGCAATTATCTTAAATTTTATTTTTCTGATTTATTTTTGTGCTAAACGTTTTTTAGTCAGAAAAAATGATCCTCCAGAACCTTTTATCTTTGTCGGCGTCGGACTTTTCACTGGAATCGTCGGGGCCCTGATATTATTTGCAGCCGAATTTACTGAGCTGAATTTTCAAATTTATTCTTTAGGAAAAATATTTTTTCTGCAAACTTATATTTTGTGTTTAGTATTAGGCGTAGGTTCAAGATTAGTTCCCGCTCTTTTAGGATGGGCTCCATTGCCAACTGAACAAAAACAGAGCTCAGCTAAAAATAGAAAAATGTTCCTGTATTTGGCTCTTTTATTCCTATTAACTTACGTTTGTGAAACATTGGTGAATGCGCCCCTGGCGCTGGCCCTGCGCGCTGTTTTGATTACTTTCATAACTATGAAGTTCTGGAAGCTTTATAAGCCACCGCAAAGAAAAGCTGTGCAAACTTGGGGACTATGGCTTTCAGCTTGGTCCGTCGTTGTAGGAGCGTGGGGATTAGTGGTGGTGCCGCAAATGCGCATTCACTGGTTACATATCATTTATATCTCTGGACTGGGCTTAATGACTTTTATGATCGCAGTCCGGGTCGTGCTGTCACACGGGGGGCATGACATGGCCATAGAAAAGAAATCAAAGATTCTAGCTGTGGGGGCGTTTTTATTATTCCTCGCTGGATTAACAAGATTTTCAGCCGGAATTGGTCCCCACATTTATCAATCACATTTATTATACGCAGCAGTCACTTGGATATTTGGACTGCTGCTTTGGGGGGGGATCTTTATTCCAAAAATGTTTTTTATAACTGAAAAGAAAAACTAA
- a CDS encoding Crp/Fnr family transcriptional regulator: protein MTKDKDIANCPICSSLEEKVISELLKVIHRKSFPKNSLIFEAGEEITGIYLIIKGSVKVSKISAGGKEIVLQVLGAGKTFGEGSILGQEKNSDTFVANENTEVFVLPKRSFQEILKSNAALYQSVVGSLIRWLNNLNVVIENINTPSAKERVWMHICRLKEEQQQAIIHLEGKKHDVALMLGLRPETFSRALHELEEEGQIKMNHKQIQVL, encoded by the coding sequence ATGACCAAAGATAAAGACATCGCTAATTGCCCCATTTGTTCTTCGCTTGAAGAAAAGGTCATTTCTGAATTACTAAAAGTCATTCATAGAAAGTCTTTTCCAAAAAATTCTTTAATCTTTGAAGCCGGCGAAGAAATCACAGGGATCTATTTAATCATTAAAGGATCTGTGAAAGTTTCAAAGATTTCAGCTGGAGGAAAAGAAATCGTCTTGCAGGTTTTAGGCGCCGGCAAAACCTTTGGTGAAGGCAGTATACTTGGCCAAGAAAAAAATTCGGATACTTTCGTAGCTAATGAAAATACCGAAGTTTTTGTTCTTCCAAAAAGAAGCTTTCAAGAAATTTTAAAATCCAACGCCGCTCTTTATCAATCCGTGGTAGGATCTTTAATCCGCTGGCTGAATAACTTAAATGTCGTCATTGAAAACATCAACACTCCTTCTGCTAAGGAACGAGTATGGATGCATATTTGTCGTCTTAAAGAAGAGCAACAACAAGCCATCATTCATCTTGAAGGTAAAAAACATGATGTGGCCTTGATGCTGGGGCTTCGCCCAGAAACCTTTTCTCGCGCTTTGCATGAGCTTGAAGAGGAAGGCCAAATCAAGATGAATCATAAGCAGATCCAAGTTCTTTAG
- a CDS encoding pyridoxal phosphate-dependent decarboxylase family protein: protein MNPIKCSTAEAALKGLFLGPQAENREWVAEQISQLLKSWFEWRQNSFPKDGWAISRDDMQSAEYLSRRKNTEETLKYLTTRFEAEIPKFSPRYIGHMFSEMSLPALFGHILTLLHNPNNISGESSKVGVFIEDEAIQALSKMIGYPQGSGHFTSGGTIANFEAVYRARSRCYSWLSAGLASGITSAFSSSVMGWHQYDNSKVCREEALKFNPLEGNPFEVSQRIFKHTHNAFLGPVLLVPEHKHYSWVKAANVFGLGAESFWSVRLDNEGRMDVKDLANQILKAEQEDRPILMAVSVLGTTELGMIDPIHKVQEVLDSYRASKGWHIWHHIDAAYGGFFCSLLGQDITVSNALSTESLKALSAVATTTSLTIDPHKLGYVPYSSGAFLTSNPRDYFQNPFGAPYVDFKAQQAHTDKGPFTLEGSRSATGAVATWMTANCIGLSQEGYGKIIARTIQLKSEFEKSLKEEVRHLRVAPSTDTNLIGFCLAAPGETLSKSNARTLEAFKNFHENKDQVFFVSKTKINKKSYELYINDFVNSWEGQVDSDELVLIRLCIMNPFFKTKEMKVDYQKLFISTLKEMEILYARSN from the coding sequence ATGAACCCCATAAAATGCTCAACAGCTGAAGCCGCGCTGAAAGGACTTTTCCTTGGGCCCCAGGCGGAAAACCGTGAATGGGTTGCTGAGCAAATATCCCAGCTTTTAAAATCATGGTTTGAGTGGCGCCAGAACTCTTTTCCTAAAGATGGCTGGGCCATTTCTCGGGACGACATGCAGAGTGCTGAATATCTTTCCCGCAGAAAAAATACGGAAGAGACTTTAAAATATCTTACAACCCGTTTTGAAGCCGAAATACCAAAGTTCTCGCCTCGCTATATTGGGCATATGTTCTCAGAAATGTCTTTACCGGCTTTGTTTGGCCATATCCTGACACTGCTGCATAATCCTAATAATATCTCTGGTGAATCATCAAAGGTTGGAGTTTTTATTGAGGATGAAGCCATTCAGGCGCTTAGTAAAATGATCGGTTATCCACAAGGCTCTGGGCATTTTACTTCCGGCGGCACTATTGCCAACTTCGAAGCCGTTTACAGAGCCCGCAGCCGCTGTTATTCGTGGCTTAGTGCGGGCCTTGCGTCGGGAATTACCTCGGCCTTTTCAAGTTCAGTAATGGGCTGGCATCAGTATGATAATTCGAAAGTCTGCCGTGAAGAAGCACTGAAGTTTAATCCTTTAGAGGGTAATCCTTTTGAGGTCTCTCAGCGTATTTTTAAACACACTCATAACGCCTTCTTAGGACCCGTGCTCTTAGTTCCTGAACATAAACACTATTCATGGGTGAAAGCGGCTAACGTATTTGGCTTAGGTGCTGAATCATTTTGGTCTGTACGTCTTGATAACGAAGGCCGTATGGATGTGAAAGATTTAGCGAACCAAATCTTGAAAGCGGAGCAGGAAGACCGCCCGATTTTAATGGCAGTTTCAGTTCTAGGAACTACCGAACTTGGTATGATCGATCCAATTCATAAGGTGCAAGAAGTTTTAGATTCTTACCGTGCGTCTAAGGGCTGGCACATCTGGCATCACATTGATGCTGCTTATGGTGGTTTTTTTTGTTCCCTACTAGGACAAGATATTACTGTTAGCAATGCCCTTTCAACTGAAAGCCTTAAGGCGCTTTCTGCTGTCGCAACAACAACTTCGCTAACGATTGATCCCCATAAACTTGGGTATGTCCCCTATTCATCCGGCGCATTTTTAACTTCCAATCCCAGGGACTACTTCCAAAATCCTTTTGGTGCGCCTTATGTGGATTTTAAAGCGCAACAAGCCCATACTGACAAGGGGCCCTTTACTTTAGAAGGTTCGCGCAGTGCCACTGGGGCTGTGGCAACTTGGATGACCGCGAATTGCATTGGTTTATCGCAAGAGGGCTATGGAAAAATCATTGCTCGCACGATCCAGCTTAAATCGGAATTTGAAAAAAGCCTCAAAGAAGAAGTACGCCACTTACGGGTCGCTCCGTCTACAGATACAAATCTGATCGGCTTTTGTTTAGCAGCGCCTGGAGAGACCTTAAGCAAAAGCAATGCACGCACCCTTGAAGCCTTTAAGAATTTTCATGAAAATAAAGATCAGGTTTTTTTCGTATCTAAAACTAAAATTAATAAAAAAAGCTATGAACTTTATATAAATGACTTTGTCAATTCTTGGGAAGGCCAAGTCGACAGTGATGAGCTAGTTCTAATTCGCCTTTGCATTATGAACCCTTTCTTTAAAACAAAAGAGATGAAGGTCGATTATCAAAAGCTATTCATCAGCACTTTAAAAGAAATGGAGATCCTTTATGCTCGAAGTAATTAA
- a CDS encoding Crp/Fnr family transcriptional regulator gives MSDTSIYHKLQCFEFFKNLSEVELKSIATQAKITHLSHNRSLFKEGGKIESVYLVLYGSFKIQQTPSEQEPVIFSFLSRGDFLGIAMASLKNAIYPASAIANEESAVIEWPLRFFNEKFMFNTQLRQIVHQQISSRFFEFQNDRCMVKSLAPQKLADFILRTLDRQPKENGMRLMIPTTRYDIARKIGSQAETVIRLISAWTKKGYIRTEDKHIEVLDRAKLEEIRIEKSSRKTSRAITGAAV, from the coding sequence ATGAGCGATACATCGATTTATCACAAATTGCAGTGTTTTGAGTTCTTTAAAAATTTAAGTGAAGTGGAGCTAAAGTCCATTGCCACCCAGGCAAAAATCACTCATCTAAGTCACAACCGTTCCCTTTTTAAAGAAGGCGGCAAGATCGAATCCGTCTATTTGGTTTTATATGGGTCATTTAAAATTCAACAAACACCCTCTGAACAAGAACCAGTGATTTTTTCATTTCTAAGTCGCGGCGACTTTTTAGGAATCGCAATGGCAAGTTTAAAAAATGCGATCTACCCTGCGTCGGCCATCGCCAATGAAGAAAGTGCGGTTATCGAATGGCCGCTGCGCTTCTTTAATGAAAAATTCATGTTTAACACCCAGCTTCGTCAAATCGTGCATCAACAAATTTCATCGCGCTTTTTCGAATTTCAGAATGATCGCTGTATGGTGAAGTCCCTAGCTCCGCAAAAGCTTGCTGATTTTATTTTAAGAACTTTAGATCGTCAGCCTAAAGAAAACGGAATGCGCTTGATGATTCCAACCACTCGTTATGACATCGCTAGAAAAATCGGCTCCCAGGCAGAAACTGTGATTCGCTTGATCAGTGCGTGGACTAAAAAAGGTTACATTCGCACCGAAGATAAACACATTGAGGTGTTAGACCGGGCTAAGTTAGAAGAAATAAGAATAGAAAAAAGTTCGCGCAAAACTTCGCGAGCCATTACCGGAGCTGCGGTATGA
- the nrdD gene encoding anaerobic ribonucleoside-triphosphate reductase, translating into MVRMTAEQIQQKIDFIKNYQHAKNAADGAKLDANANVTHKNIATLEAEINKDINIQINRALVGDKISELFGEDLGKEYHRQIEEHEIYVHDETSLKPYCASISMYPLLLRGLKDLGGESDVPKHLESFCGCFVNLVFAISSQFAGAVATVEWLMYFDHFARLDYGDDYLNTHRRLINNHLQHVVYALNQPAAARGYQSVFWNISCYDQFYFESLFGDFVFPNGDKPEWKSVEKLQAHFMTWFNSERKKAILTFPVVTAAMLTENGAPKDSNFAIMCARELSQGSSFFMYMSASADSLASCCRLRNEISDNTFSYSLGAGGVATGSINVITINMNRLLQKNIDLQATVEKVQKYQVAYRRLMEEYFAAGLLTAYSAGFISLDKQFLTIGINGMAEAAEASGIKVRNDGPYKSFVKEKLKVIYDANKAARKTFGYMFNTEFVPAENLGVKNAEWDRRDGFKVPRDCYNSYFYVVEDDSCNALDKMEMHGHEMMQYLDGGSALHLNLEEKLTGDGFYKLIKAAALSGCNYWCVNIKITICNECEHIDKRTLHLCSKCGSEDVDHATRVIGYLKRISNFSAARRKEAAQRFYHKMASSPKHPIRAALNLRGP; encoded by the coding sequence ATGGTGCGTATGACGGCTGAACAGATTCAGCAAAAAATAGATTTCATTAAAAACTATCAACATGCAAAAAATGCGGCCGATGGCGCAAAGCTTGATGCAAACGCCAACGTGACCCACAAAAATATAGCGACGTTGGAAGCAGAGATTAATAAAGATATAAATATACAAATCAACCGCGCTCTGGTCGGTGATAAAATCAGCGAACTGTTTGGCGAGGATTTAGGAAAAGAATATCATCGTCAAATTGAAGAGCATGAAATTTATGTTCACGATGAAACTTCGCTTAAACCCTATTGCGCTTCAATTTCGATGTATCCGTTACTGCTAAGGGGCTTAAAAGACCTAGGGGGCGAATCAGATGTACCAAAGCACCTTGAAAGTTTTTGCGGGTGTTTTGTAAATCTGGTGTTTGCTATTTCTTCGCAGTTTGCAGGAGCTGTGGCAACAGTAGAGTGGCTGATGTACTTTGATCACTTTGCCCGTCTTGATTACGGTGATGATTATTTAAACACCCATCGTAGACTTATAAATAATCACCTACAGCATGTCGTGTATGCCCTGAATCAACCGGCGGCGGCCAGAGGATATCAATCTGTTTTCTGGAATATCTCTTGTTATGATCAGTTTTACTTTGAATCCCTCTTTGGTGATTTCGTCTTCCCAAATGGCGATAAACCTGAATGGAAAAGTGTAGAAAAACTGCAAGCCCATTTCATGACTTGGTTTAACAGTGAACGCAAAAAAGCCATTCTTACCTTCCCGGTGGTCACAGCCGCGATGCTTACAGAAAACGGCGCACCCAAAGATTCTAATTTTGCCATCATGTGCGCTAGGGAACTAAGTCAGGGAAGCAGCTTTTTTATGTACATGAGTGCGTCAGCAGATAGCCTTGCAAGCTGCTGTCGCTTAAGAAATGAAATCTCTGATAATACCTTTAGTTATTCCCTTGGAGCTGGTGGCGTGGCAACAGGCTCAATTAATGTCATCACTATTAACATGAATCGCCTGCTGCAGAAAAATATCGACTTACAAGCCACTGTTGAAAAGGTGCAAAAATATCAAGTGGCATACCGTCGTTTGATGGAAGAATATTTTGCAGCTGGGTTATTAACCGCTTACTCTGCCGGGTTTATCTCTTTAGATAAACAGTTTTTAACCATCGGGATTAACGGCATGGCCGAAGCCGCAGAAGCAAGTGGCATCAAAGTGCGCAATGATGGTCCCTATAAGAGCTTTGTAAAAGAAAAACTAAAGGTGATCTATGATGCTAATAAAGCAGCACGAAAAACCTTTGGTTACATGTTTAATACTGAATTTGTTCCGGCAGAAAACCTAGGCGTAAAGAATGCCGAATGGGATCGTCGCGATGGGTTTAAAGTCCCGCGGGACTGTTATAATTCGTATTTCTATGTGGTTGAAGACGATAGCTGCAATGCTTTAGATAAAATGGAAATGCATGGGCATGAGATGATGCAGTATTTAGATGGTGGTTCGGCCTTGCATTTAAATCTAGAAGAAAAACTGACTGGCGATGGATTTTATAAATTAATTAAGGCCGCCGCCCTTTCAGGATGTAATTACTGGTGCGTGAACATTAAAATCACTATCTGCAATGAGTGTGAACACATCGACAAGCGCACCCTGCACCTTTGCAGCAAGTGTGGCAGTGAGGATGTTGACCACGCCACTAGAGTGATTGGTTATCTTAAACGAATTTCTAACTTCAGCGCTGCCCGCCGCAAAGAGGCCGCACAGCGCTTTTATCACAAAATGGCTTCTTCACCGAAGCATCCCATCCGCGCAGCTTTAAATCTACGCGGCCCCTAA
- the nrdG gene encoding anaerobic ribonucleoside-triphosphate reductase activating protein, translated as MNIYKYDILFQEVPNHISLGFYVCGCSLRCPGCHSPELWPENNGYALSEDLFESLLDRYSQKITCVVFLGGEWHPQKLVQLLSKASARGLKTALYTGLNDVSPELKSHLDFLKCGPWVARLGGLSSQTTNQIFWDVKNALKLNHLFQQQEIIKETP; from the coding sequence ATGAACATCTACAAGTACGACATCTTGTTTCAGGAAGTACCAAATCACATAAGCTTGGGTTTCTATGTTTGCGGCTGTTCTTTGCGCTGTCCAGGCTGCCATTCGCCGGAACTTTGGCCAGAAAATAATGGCTATGCTTTATCGGAAGATTTGTTTGAAAGTCTTTTAGATAGATACAGTCAAAAAATCACCTGCGTAGTTTTTTTAGGTGGCGAATGGCACCCGCAAAAACTAGTACAGCTTTTAAGTAAAGCTTCAGCGCGGGGCTTAAAGACGGCTCTTTATACAGGCCTTAACGATGTTTCACCCGAGTTAAAATCCCATTTGGACTTTTTAAAATGTGGCCCCTGGGTAGCCCGCTTAGGGGGCTTATCATCCCAGACAACGAATCAAATTTTTTGGGACGTAAAAAACGCTTTAAAACTAAATCATTTATTTCAACAACAAGAAATCATAAAGGAGACCCCATGA
- a CDS encoding ferredoxin, whose product MTQAMQKIQDQFEVQKERCLSCAYCWKELPKVFKSHPVHTYAYVHNQPKTDLEKNLCQKVLETCPAQAIVKIT is encoded by the coding sequence ATGACTCAAGCAATGCAAAAAATTCAAGACCAATTTGAAGTGCAAAAAGAGCGCTGCCTGAGCTGCGCTTACTGCTGGAAAGAATTGCCCAAAGTTTTTAAAAGTCATCCCGTTCATACTTATGCCTATGTTCATAATCAGCCTAAGACTGATCTAGAAAAAAACCTGTGTCAGAAAGTTCTTGAAACTTGCCCCGCCCAGGCGATCGTTAAGATCACTTGA